In Nematostella vectensis chromosome 2, jaNemVect1.1, whole genome shotgun sequence, one genomic interval encodes:
- the LOC5517913 gene encoding pre-mRNA-splicing factor CWC25 homolog isoform X1, protein MGGGDLNLKKSWHPQTLRNVERVWKAEQKAEAESKKIEQLRRELLEEKAREEMQRHAVQQGISKKKSERLDWMYSAPGQINREEYLLGKPIDKQVDPLAKEDEGLGSLPGASFTGDSSANNASDLAAKVRDDPLFMIKKKEDEKKKELLQNPVKMKQLKEMLEANVGKSKKKKGKKDKKKKKEKRGGPSRHNNASEDSFDSGEEEKRNKNSARKMSPINGHKSSRKSRHKSDKKERASRKRRHSRSESPPVRHPSGSQSGDRQRERRLHKHSSPSISPSPPRRQKYSNGQSDRKGKHRHRDSSSPSPPRHRSRSPFRNGNKRKGFPTHRNKQRSRSVSPVQSGQASQVMKRRVPSPRADRRQRGSAMTKKMDPEELERRRQEMLSNAQWRNEQRVENVTKYKEEAKKEAEAEGKNSKKSADFLSSMKVQSFSSQSTASVSDRIKRNINSVQRTAHALDTFLKK, encoded by the exons ATGGGTGGCGGAGATTTA aatttgaaaaAGAGTTGGCACCCGCAAACACTTCGAAATGTCGAACGTGTATGGAAAGCTGAACAGAAAGCTGAGGCGGAGAGCAAAAAGATCGAGCAACTTCGCCGTGAATTATTGGAGGAAAAGGCTCGAGAAGAGATGCAGAGACATGCAGTACAACAGGGGATATCAAA AAAAAAATCTGAGCGCCTAGACTGGATGTACTCTGCTCCAGGACAGATCAACAGAGAAGAATATCTCCTAGGAAAACCCATTGATAAACAAGTGGACCCCTTGGCTAAGGAAGATGAGGGC CTTGGCTCTCTCCCCGGGGCTTCTTTCACTGGTGACTCCAGTGCTAACAATGCATCAGACCTCGCAGCTAAAGTGAGAGATGATCCCTTGTTCATGatcaagaaaaaggaagatgaaaagaaaaaagagctCCTCCAGAACCCTGTAAAAATGAAGCAACTCAAAGAAATGCTAGAAGCAAATGTAGGAAAATCCAAAAAGAAGAAAGGAAAAAAGgacaagaagaagaaaaaggaaaaaagaggGGGGCCAAGTAGACACAATAATGCCTCTGAGGACAGTTTCGATTCTGGTGAggaggaaaaaagaaataagaacAGTGCAAGAAAGATGTCACCCATAAATGGACACAAGAGTTCTAGAAAAAG TCGCCATAAATCAGACAAAAAGGAGAGGGCTTCTCGGAAAAGGAGACATTCCAGGTCTGAGTCTCCACCAGTCAGACATCCATCAGGATCACAAAGTGGGGACAGACAAAGAGAAAGAAGATTGCACAAACACTCATCTCCATCCATCTCACCATCCCCTCCAAGAAGACAAAAATATTCGAATGGACAGTCAGACAGAAAAGGCAAACACAGACACAGGGATTCCTCTTCACCCTCACCACCAAGACACAGGTCAAGATCGCCATTTAGGAATggaaacaaaagaaagggtTTTCCTACCCATCGAAACAAACAACGATCTCGGTCAGTTTCCCCTGTACAATCAGGACAAGCATCACAAGTAATGAAGAGACGTGTCCCATCTCCAAGGGCGGATCGGCGCCAGAGAGGATCCGCAATGACGAA AAAAATGGATCCTGAAGAGCTTGAAAGACGTCGACAAGAGATGCTATCAAACGCCCAGTGGCGAAACGAACAGAGGGTGGAGAACGTGACCAAGTACAAG GAAGAAGCAAAGAAAGAGGCCGAGGCAGAGGGGAAGAATTCTAAGAAAAGTGCAGACTTTTTGAG TTCCATGAAAGTTCAGTCTTTCTCGTCCCAGTCTACCGCTTCAGTCTCCGACAGAATCAAAAGAAATATCAACTCCGTTCAGCGTACAGCTCACGCTCTTGACACCTTCCTCAAGAAGTGA
- the LOC5517913 gene encoding pre-mRNA-splicing factor CWC25 homolog isoform X2, whose product MSNVYGKLNRKLRRRAKRSSNFAVNYWRKRLEKRCRDMQYNRGYQSKKKSERLDWMYSAPGQINREEYLLGKPIDKQVDPLAKEDEGLGSLPGASFTGDSSANNASDLAAKVRDDPLFMIKKKEDEKKKELLQNPVKMKQLKEMLEANVGKSKKKKGKKDKKKKKEKRGGPSRHNNASEDSFDSGEEEKRNKNSARKMSPINGHKSSRKSRHKSDKKERASRKRRHSRSESPPVRHPSGSQSGDRQRERRLHKHSSPSISPSPPRRQKYSNGQSDRKGKHRHRDSSSPSPPRHRSRSPFRNGNKRKGFPTHRNKQRSRSVSPVQSGQASQVMKRRVPSPRADRRQRGSAMTKKMDPEELERRRQEMLSNAQWRNEQRVENVTKYKEEAKKEAEAEGKNSKKSADFLSSMKVQSFSSQSTASVSDRIKRNINSVQRTAHALDTFLKK is encoded by the exons ATGTCGAACGTGTATGGAAAGCTGAACAGAAAGCTGAGGCGGAGAGCAAAAAGATCGAGCAACTTCGCCGTGAATTATTGGAGGAAAAGGCTCGAGAAGAGATGCAGAGACATGCAGTACAACAGGGGATATCAAAGTAA AAAAAAATCTGAGCGCCTAGACTGGATGTACTCTGCTCCAGGACAGATCAACAGAGAAGAATATCTCCTAGGAAAACCCATTGATAAACAAGTGGACCCCTTGGCTAAGGAAGATGAGGGC CTTGGCTCTCTCCCCGGGGCTTCTTTCACTGGTGACTCCAGTGCTAACAATGCATCAGACCTCGCAGCTAAAGTGAGAGATGATCCCTTGTTCATGatcaagaaaaaggaagatgaaaagaaaaaagagctCCTCCAGAACCCTGTAAAAATGAAGCAACTCAAAGAAATGCTAGAAGCAAATGTAGGAAAATCCAAAAAGAAGAAAGGAAAAAAGgacaagaagaagaaaaaggaaaaaagaggGGGGCCAAGTAGACACAATAATGCCTCTGAGGACAGTTTCGATTCTGGTGAggaggaaaaaagaaataagaacAGTGCAAGAAAGATGTCACCCATAAATGGACACAAGAGTTCTAGAAAAAG TCGCCATAAATCAGACAAAAAGGAGAGGGCTTCTCGGAAAAGGAGACATTCCAGGTCTGAGTCTCCACCAGTCAGACATCCATCAGGATCACAAAGTGGGGACAGACAAAGAGAAAGAAGATTGCACAAACACTCATCTCCATCCATCTCACCATCCCCTCCAAGAAGACAAAAATATTCGAATGGACAGTCAGACAGAAAAGGCAAACACAGACACAGGGATTCCTCTTCACCCTCACCACCAAGACACAGGTCAAGATCGCCATTTAGGAATggaaacaaaagaaagggtTTTCCTACCCATCGAAACAAACAACGATCTCGGTCAGTTTCCCCTGTACAATCAGGACAAGCATCACAAGTAATGAAGAGACGTGTCCCATCTCCAAGGGCGGATCGGCGCCAGAGAGGATCCGCAATGACGAA AAAAATGGATCCTGAAGAGCTTGAAAGACGTCGACAAGAGATGCTATCAAACGCCCAGTGGCGAAACGAACAGAGGGTGGAGAACGTGACCAAGTACAAG GAAGAAGCAAAGAAAGAGGCCGAGGCAGAGGGGAAGAATTCTAAGAAAAGTGCAGACTTTTTGAG TTCCATGAAAGTTCAGTCTTTCTCGTCCCAGTCTACCGCTTCAGTCTCCGACAGAATCAAAAGAAATATCAACTCCGTTCAGCGTACAGCTCACGCTCTTGACACCTTCCTCAAGAAGTGA
- the LOC5517913 gene encoding pre-mRNA-splicing factor CWC25 homolog isoform X3, translating to MYSAPGQINREEYLLGKPIDKQVDPLAKEDEGLGSLPGASFTGDSSANNASDLAAKVRDDPLFMIKKKEDEKKKELLQNPVKMKQLKEMLEANVGKSKKKKGKKDKKKKKEKRGGPSRHNNASEDSFDSGEEEKRNKNSARKMSPINGHKSSRKSRHKSDKKERASRKRRHSRSESPPVRHPSGSQSGDRQRERRLHKHSSPSISPSPPRRQKYSNGQSDRKGKHRHRDSSSPSPPRHRSRSPFRNGNKRKGFPTHRNKQRSRSVSPVQSGQASQVMKRRVPSPRADRRQRGSAMTKKMDPEELERRRQEMLSNAQWRNEQRVENVTKYKEEAKKEAEAEGKNSKKSADFLSSMKVQSFSSQSTASVSDRIKRNINSVQRTAHALDTFLKK from the exons ATGTACTCTGCTCCAGGACAGATCAACAGAGAAGAATATCTCCTAGGAAAACCCATTGATAAACAAGTGGACCCCTTGGCTAAGGAAGATGAGGGC CTTGGCTCTCTCCCCGGGGCTTCTTTCACTGGTGACTCCAGTGCTAACAATGCATCAGACCTCGCAGCTAAAGTGAGAGATGATCCCTTGTTCATGatcaagaaaaaggaagatgaaaagaaaaaagagctCCTCCAGAACCCTGTAAAAATGAAGCAACTCAAAGAAATGCTAGAAGCAAATGTAGGAAAATCCAAAAAGAAGAAAGGAAAAAAGgacaagaagaagaaaaaggaaaaaagaggGGGGCCAAGTAGACACAATAATGCCTCTGAGGACAGTTTCGATTCTGGTGAggaggaaaaaagaaataagaacAGTGCAAGAAAGATGTCACCCATAAATGGACACAAGAGTTCTAGAAAAAG TCGCCATAAATCAGACAAAAAGGAGAGGGCTTCTCGGAAAAGGAGACATTCCAGGTCTGAGTCTCCACCAGTCAGACATCCATCAGGATCACAAAGTGGGGACAGACAAAGAGAAAGAAGATTGCACAAACACTCATCTCCATCCATCTCACCATCCCCTCCAAGAAGACAAAAATATTCGAATGGACAGTCAGACAGAAAAGGCAAACACAGACACAGGGATTCCTCTTCACCCTCACCACCAAGACACAGGTCAAGATCGCCATTTAGGAATggaaacaaaagaaagggtTTTCCTACCCATCGAAACAAACAACGATCTCGGTCAGTTTCCCCTGTACAATCAGGACAAGCATCACAAGTAATGAAGAGACGTGTCCCATCTCCAAGGGCGGATCGGCGCCAGAGAGGATCCGCAATGACGAA AAAAATGGATCCTGAAGAGCTTGAAAGACGTCGACAAGAGATGCTATCAAACGCCCAGTGGCGAAACGAACAGAGGGTGGAGAACGTGACCAAGTACAAG GAAGAAGCAAAGAAAGAGGCCGAGGCAGAGGGGAAGAATTCTAAGAAAAGTGCAGACTTTTTGAG TTCCATGAAAGTTCAGTCTTTCTCGTCCCAGTCTACCGCTTCAGTCTCCGACAGAATCAAAAGAAATATCAACTCCGTTCAGCGTACAGCTCACGCTCTTGACACCTTCCTCAAGAAGTGA